A single Blastococcus colisei DNA region contains:
- a CDS encoding DUF305 domain-containing protein, which yields MTTADEPTSTRSPLRVVLLAVIAVGLVLLGGGLAVALGLGRDDAAEPSAVDVGFSRDMALHHLQGVEMANAALDRSEDPAVRGLAFDIGTTQTNQVGRMQGWLSLWGYSPTGGEVMGWMDHAGGHSGHAMDVDTAVMPGMATEEELAQLRSLSGNAFDVEFLRLMIRHHQGGLGMAEYAEENAETDVVRNLANAIAESQTAETTLMADMLAARGGTPLPAP from the coding sequence GTGACCACGGCCGACGAACCGACATCGACCCGGAGTCCTCTGCGGGTGGTCCTGCTGGCGGTCATCGCCGTCGGGCTGGTCCTGCTGGGCGGCGGGCTGGCAGTGGCGCTGGGCCTCGGCCGGGACGACGCAGCCGAGCCCAGTGCGGTCGACGTCGGGTTCTCCCGGGACATGGCGCTCCACCACCTGCAGGGCGTCGAGATGGCGAACGCCGCCCTCGACCGCAGCGAGGACCCCGCCGTCCGCGGACTGGCGTTCGACATCGGGACGACGCAGACGAACCAGGTCGGCCGCATGCAGGGCTGGCTGTCCCTCTGGGGCTACTCCCCGACCGGCGGTGAGGTCATGGGCTGGATGGACCACGCGGGCGGGCACTCCGGCCACGCCATGGACGTGGACACCGCAGTCATGCCCGGGATGGCGACGGAGGAAGAGCTCGCCCAGCTCCGGTCGCTGTCGGGAAACGCCTTCGACGTGGAGTTCCTCCGGCTCATGATCCGCCACCACCAGGGTGGCCTGGGCATGGCCGAGTACGCCGAGGAGAACGCCGAGACCGACGTCGTGCGCAACCTCGCGAATGCGATCGCCGAGTCGCAGACGGCCGAGACGACGCTGATGGCCGACATGCTGGCGGCGCGCGGCGGCACCCCGCTGCCGGCCCCCTGA
- a CDS encoding DUF3105 domain-containing protein: MAKDRKPASGNGRPAGKGATAGKGGRTRPAANVVAPQRPWGLIAGALAVVVFAAAVITYAVVQVNESNANRVEAVDEIDGVQVYDDLSAEHVTTPVDYEQSPPVGGPHAPPPDWADCTGTVYDVDIRHENAVHSLEHGAVWITYDPEALSQDEIDTLAALVEDESGRMLSPVEGLDSPISLQSWGHQLKVDSVDDIRIKQFADFLTLNAEFTPEPGASCENPTFAADPLLEEPDGATGTEAPAETAAP, from the coding sequence TTGGCCAAGGACCGCAAGCCCGCGAGCGGCAACGGCAGGCCTGCCGGCAAGGGCGCCACGGCCGGCAAGGGCGGACGCACCCGTCCGGCGGCCAACGTCGTCGCCCCGCAGCGGCCCTGGGGCCTTATCGCCGGCGCCCTCGCCGTGGTGGTGTTCGCCGCCGCGGTCATCACCTACGCCGTGGTCCAGGTGAACGAGTCCAACGCCAACCGGGTCGAGGCGGTCGACGAGATCGACGGGGTCCAGGTCTACGACGACCTGTCCGCGGAGCACGTCACCACTCCGGTCGACTACGAGCAGTCGCCGCCGGTGGGTGGTCCGCACGCCCCGCCCCCGGACTGGGCCGACTGCACGGGCACGGTCTACGACGTCGACATCCGGCACGAGAACGCCGTGCACAGCCTCGAGCACGGCGCCGTCTGGATCACCTACGACCCCGAGGCTCTCTCGCAGGACGAGATCGACACCCTTGCCGCGCTCGTCGAGGACGAGTCCGGGCGGATGCTGTCCCCCGTCGAGGGGCTGGACTCACCCATCTCCCTCCAGTCGTGGGGCCACCAGCTCAAGGTCGACAGCGTCGACGACATCCGCATCAAGCAGTTCGCCGACTTCCTCACGCTGAACGCCGAGTTCACTCCTGAGCCCGGTGCCAGCTGCGAGAACCCCACGTTCGCCGCGGACCCGCTGCTCGAGGAGCCCGACGGCGCGACGGGCACCGAGGCGCCGGCCGAGACGGCCGCCCCCTGA
- the argS gene encoding arginine--tRNA ligase — protein sequence MTPEQLRNVVRTVVAAAVDRGALAVEVPDEVVVERPKNRAHGDYATNIALRLAKAAGRPPREVAELLAGDLAAQPGIAAVDVAGPGFLNITLAQGALGRIAVDAVTAGAAYGRTEVLAGQRLNLEFVSSNPTGPVHIGGTRWAAVGDALGRLLEASGADVTREFYLNDAGAQIDRFAKSLHAAALGRPVPEDGYAGSYIGEIARQVVAREPGLLDRPADEQLAVFRAHGVELMVAEIRSSLVALGVEFDVFFSETSLHESGALEKAVARLREQGHVFEHDGAVWLRTTDFGDDKDRVLIRADGEPTYFAADCAYYLDKRARGFDRVVIMLASDHSGYVGRYKALVAATGDDPDAHLEILIGQLVNLLRDGEPVRMSKRAGNVVTLDDLVEAIGVDATRYALARASVDQQIDVDVDQWTRKTNDNPVFYVQYAHARISSVLRNATDLGLALGEARDVDVTQLVHERESDLLRAIGEFPRVLTAAAELRAPHRVARYLEELAGTYHRFYDSCRVLPRGDEEATALTTARLWLCAATATVLRNGLDVLGVSAPERM from the coding sequence GTGACACCTGAGCAGCTGCGGAACGTCGTCCGGACCGTCGTGGCCGCGGCCGTCGACCGTGGCGCCCTCGCGGTCGAGGTGCCCGACGAGGTCGTGGTCGAGCGCCCGAAGAACCGGGCGCACGGCGACTACGCCACCAACATCGCCCTCCGGCTGGCCAAGGCCGCCGGCCGGCCGCCGCGCGAGGTGGCCGAGCTGCTGGCCGGCGACCTCGCCGCGCAGCCCGGCATCGCGGCGGTCGACGTCGCCGGCCCCGGCTTCCTCAACATCACCCTCGCCCAGGGCGCGCTCGGCCGGATCGCGGTCGACGCGGTCACGGCCGGGGCCGCGTACGGGCGAACCGAGGTGCTGGCCGGCCAGAGGCTCAACCTGGAGTTCGTCTCGTCGAACCCGACGGGTCCGGTCCACATCGGCGGCACCCGCTGGGCGGCTGTGGGCGACGCACTGGGCCGGCTGCTCGAGGCCAGCGGTGCCGACGTCACCCGGGAGTTCTACCTCAACGACGCCGGGGCGCAGATCGACCGGTTCGCCAAGAGCTTGCACGCCGCCGCGCTCGGCAGGCCCGTGCCGGAGGACGGGTACGCCGGGAGCTACATCGGGGAGATCGCCCGCCAGGTCGTGGCCCGTGAGCCCGGGCTGCTCGACCGGCCCGCCGACGAGCAGCTGGCGGTGTTCCGCGCCCACGGCGTGGAGCTGATGGTCGCGGAGATCCGCAGCTCGCTGGTCGCGCTCGGCGTCGAGTTCGACGTCTTCTTCTCCGAGACGAGCCTGCACGAGTCCGGAGCCCTGGAGAAGGCGGTGGCCCGGCTGCGCGAGCAGGGGCACGTCTTCGAGCATGACGGGGCCGTCTGGCTGCGGACGACGGACTTCGGCGACGACAAGGACCGGGTACTCATCAGGGCCGACGGCGAGCCGACCTACTTCGCCGCCGACTGCGCCTACTACCTGGACAAGCGGGCCCGTGGCTTCGATCGCGTCGTGATCATGCTGGCCTCGGACCACTCGGGGTACGTGGGCCGCTACAAGGCACTCGTCGCGGCGACCGGCGACGACCCCGACGCCCATCTCGAGATCCTCATCGGGCAGCTGGTCAACCTGCTGCGGGACGGCGAGCCGGTGCGGATGAGCAAGCGCGCGGGCAACGTCGTCACCCTCGACGACCTCGTCGAGGCCATCGGGGTCGACGCGACCCGGTACGCGCTGGCCCGGGCATCCGTCGACCAGCAGATCGACGTGGACGTCGACCAGTGGACGCGGAAGACCAACGACAACCCGGTCTTCTACGTCCAGTACGCGCACGCCCGGATCTCCTCGGTGCTGCGCAACGCCACCGACCTGGGCCTGGCCCTGGGAGAGGCCAGGGACGTCGACGTCACCCAGCTGGTGCACGAGCGGGAGAGCGACCTGCTCCGGGCGATCGGCGAGTTCCCCCGGGTGCTGACGGCAGCCGCCGAGCTGCGGGCGCCGCACCGGGTCGCGCGCTACCTGGAGGAGCTGGCCGGTACCTACCACCGGTTCTACGACTCCTGCCGCGTGCTGCCCCGCGGCGATGAGGAGGCCACGGCGCTGACCACCGCGCGGCTCTGGCTGTGCGCGGCCACGGCGACCGTGCTGCGCAACGGCCTCGACGTCCTCGGTGTCTCCGCCCCGGAGCGGATGTGA
- the lysA gene encoding diaminopimelate decarboxylase — MRAHPAGPLHGNIQQPTAAGAPPSDLGVLDPHVWPRSAERVDGELHVGGRPVTELAREHGTPLFVLDEGDFRGRAADFATAFADADVHYASKAFLCGQVARWIAEDGLHLDACSGNELALALAAGFPAERIALHGNNKSLVELRLAVDSGIGHIVLDSFDEIDRLVPLAEARVAAGGAPVPVLIRATVGIEAHTHEFIATAHEDQKFGFSLATGDALAAAVRVIREPALLLTGLHSHIGSQIFDTAGFEAAAHRIVGLLGQVQQATGELLGELNLGGGFGIAYLAEDDPVTPADVAVRLRSVVAAECAALGLPVPRLAVEPGRAIAGPGTVTLYEIGTIKPVRLGASGAPGTPMVRNYVSVDGGMSDNIRTALYDASYTCVLANRTSEAPPALCRVVGKHCESGDILVRDLWLPSDVQPGDLLAVAATGAYCWSMASNYNYLLKPPVVAVRDGGAEEIVRRQTLSDVFALDAVLAGSPAPSPAPSQPAPEHPVGAGSASSRVDEKAWS; from the coding sequence GTGAGGGCGCACCCTGCGGGACCGCTGCACGGCAACATCCAGCAGCCGACCGCCGCGGGTGCGCCGCCGAGCGACCTCGGCGTCCTGGACCCGCACGTCTGGCCACGCTCGGCCGAGCGGGTCGACGGCGAGTTGCACGTGGGCGGACGCCCGGTCACCGAGCTGGCCCGCGAGCACGGCACCCCGCTGTTCGTCCTCGACGAGGGCGACTTCCGTGGCCGGGCCGCCGACTTCGCGACCGCGTTCGCCGACGCCGACGTGCACTACGCCTCGAAGGCATTCCTCTGCGGGCAGGTGGCCCGCTGGATCGCCGAGGACGGCCTGCACCTGGACGCCTGCAGCGGCAACGAGCTCGCCCTGGCGCTGGCCGCAGGCTTCCCCGCCGAGCGGATCGCGCTGCACGGCAACAACAAGTCGCTGGTGGAGCTCCGCCTGGCCGTCGACTCGGGGATCGGGCACATCGTGCTGGACTCCTTCGACGAGATCGACCGGCTCGTCCCGCTGGCCGAGGCGCGGGTGGCCGCGGGCGGTGCGCCGGTGCCCGTGCTGATCCGCGCGACGGTGGGCATCGAGGCCCACACCCACGAGTTCATCGCCACCGCGCACGAGGACCAGAAGTTCGGCTTCTCCCTGGCCACCGGTGACGCGCTGGCGGCTGCCGTCCGGGTGATCCGGGAGCCGGCACTGCTGCTCACCGGGCTGCACAGCCACATCGGCTCGCAGATCTTCGACACCGCCGGCTTCGAGGCCGCCGCCCACCGGATCGTCGGGCTGCTCGGCCAGGTGCAGCAGGCCACCGGCGAGCTGCTGGGGGAGCTGAACCTCGGCGGAGGGTTCGGCATCGCCTACCTGGCCGAGGACGACCCGGTCACCCCGGCGGACGTCGCCGTCCGGCTGCGGTCGGTCGTCGCCGCGGAGTGCGCTGCCCTCGGGCTGCCGGTGCCCCGCCTGGCCGTCGAGCCCGGCCGGGCCATCGCCGGGCCGGGCACCGTCACCCTGTACGAGATCGGCACGATCAAGCCGGTCCGCCTGGGCGCCAGCGGTGCCCCCGGCACGCCGATGGTGCGCAACTACGTCTCCGTCGACGGCGGCATGAGCGACAACATCCGTACCGCCCTCTACGACGCGAGCTACACCTGCGTCCTGGCCAACCGGACCTCCGAGGCCCCGCCGGCGCTCTGCCGCGTGGTGGGCAAGCACTGCGAGAGCGGCGACATCCTCGTCCGCGACCTGTGGCTGCCATCGGACGTGCAGCCCGGCGACCTGCTCGCGGTCGCCGCCACGGGCGCCTACTGCTGGTCGATGGCCAGCAACTACAACTACCTGCTGAAGCCGCCGGTGGTCGCCGTGCGGGACGGCGGGGCGGAAGAGATCGTGCGGCGTCAGACGCTCTCCGACGTGTTCGCCCTCGACGCCGTCCTCGCGGGCTCGCCCGCGCCCTCGCCGGCGCCCTCCCAGCCGGCGCCCGAACACCCCGTGGGAGCTGGCTCGGCGAGCTCGCGAGTCGATGAGAAGGCATGGTCGTGA
- a CDS encoding homoserine dehydrogenase, translated as MVVKPLKVALLGCGTVGSAVLRLIDEQADDLAARVGRPVEVAGIAVRRPAHHPDVPQHLLTTDAQALVSRDDVDLVVEVIGGIEPARTLILAAFEAGKSVVSANKALLADDGPALHAAAAKSGVDLYYEAAVAGAIPLLRPLRESLAGDQLRRVVGIVNGTTNYILSRMAETGAGFAEALAEATELGYAEADPTADVDGFDAAAKAAILASLAFHTPVSAADVYREGISAVSATDVARAAEIGCTVKLLAICERVENGNGDSVAVRVHPAMIPTTHPLASVGGAFNAVFVEAEAAGQLMFYGQGAGGEPTASAVLGDLVAVARNRLAGASGQGPTGYANLDVRPIADTPTRYHVSLDVADKPGVLATVAQEFARHEVSIATVRQDGHGDAATLVIVTHSAPDAALSATIAALRDMPAVRGVTSVLRVEGLS; from the coding sequence ATGGTCGTGAAGCCCTTGAAGGTTGCCCTGCTCGGCTGCGGGACCGTCGGCAGCGCCGTCCTGCGCCTGATCGACGAACAGGCCGACGACCTCGCCGCCCGCGTCGGGCGCCCCGTCGAGGTGGCCGGCATCGCGGTGCGCCGTCCGGCCCACCACCCCGACGTCCCGCAGCACCTGCTCACCACCGACGCCCAGGCCCTGGTCAGCCGCGACGACGTCGACCTCGTCGTCGAGGTGATCGGTGGCATCGAGCCGGCCCGGACGCTGATCCTGGCCGCCTTCGAGGCGGGCAAGTCGGTGGTCAGCGCCAACAAGGCCCTGCTGGCCGACGACGGGCCGGCCCTGCACGCCGCCGCGGCGAAGTCCGGCGTCGACCTCTACTACGAGGCCGCGGTCGCCGGCGCCATCCCGCTGCTGCGACCGCTGCGCGAGTCGCTGGCCGGCGACCAGCTCCGCCGCGTGGTCGGCATCGTCAACGGGACCACGAACTACATCCTGTCCCGCATGGCCGAGACCGGCGCCGGCTTCGCCGAGGCGCTCGCCGAGGCCACCGAGCTCGGGTACGCCGAGGCCGATCCGACCGCCGACGTCGACGGGTTCGACGCCGCGGCCAAGGCGGCGATCCTCGCCTCGCTGGCCTTCCACACCCCCGTGTCGGCCGCCGACGTCTACCGCGAGGGCATCTCGGCGGTGTCGGCCACCGACGTCGCGCGGGCCGCCGAGATCGGCTGCACGGTCAAGCTGCTGGCCATCTGCGAGCGGGTGGAGAACGGGAACGGCGACTCGGTCGCCGTCCGCGTGCACCCCGCGATGATCCCGACCACGCACCCGCTGGCGTCGGTCGGCGGCGCGTTCAACGCGGTGTTCGTCGAGGCCGAGGCGGCCGGGCAGCTGATGTTCTACGGGCAGGGCGCAGGCGGAGAGCCGACGGCCAGCGCCGTCCTCGGCGACCTCGTGGCCGTCGCGCGCAACCGGCTGGCCGGGGCCTCGGGCCAGGGGCCGACCGGATACGCCAACCTCGACGTCCGGCCCATCGCCGACACCCCGACCCGCTACCACGTCAGCCTCGACGTGGCCGACAAGCCGGGCGTGCTGGCGACCGTCGCGCAGGAGTTCGCCCGGCACGAGGTGAGCATCGCCACCGTCCGCCAGGACGGGCACGGCGATGCGGCCACGCTGGTGATCGTCACCCACAGCGCCCCCGACGCCGCGCTGTCTGCCACCATCGCCGCGCTGCGGGACATGCCCGCCGTGCGGGGGGTCACGAGCGTGCTGCGCGTGGAGGGGTTGTCATGA
- the thrC gene encoding threonine synthase: MSVSGTTVSPGWPGLIEAYRSRLPVSDDTPVVTLQEGATPLLPAPELSRRTGCEVFLKVEGANPTGSFKDRGMTMAITKAVEEGAKAVICASTGNTSASAAAYAARAGLTCAVLVPQGKIAMGKLAQALVHGAQLLQVEGNFDDCLALASKLAIDYPVSLVNSVNQYRIEGQKTASFEIVDVLGDAPDIHCLPVGNAGNITAYWQGYREYCADSDAPGPASRTPRMWGFQAAGAAPIVSGQVVENPSTIATAIRIGNPASWTKALAARDESGGRIDAVTDRAILAAYRLLARSVAVFVEPASAASVAGLLQVAAAGELEPGQRIVCTVTGNGLKDPEWAISGAPAPVTIPVDAAAAAAQLGL, encoded by the coding sequence ATGAGCGTCTCGGGGACGACGGTGTCGCCCGGCTGGCCGGGGCTGATCGAGGCCTACCGCTCCCGCCTGCCGGTGAGCGACGACACCCCGGTGGTGACGCTCCAGGAGGGCGCGACCCCGCTGCTCCCGGCGCCGGAGCTCTCCCGTCGCACCGGCTGCGAGGTGTTCCTCAAGGTCGAGGGCGCCAACCCGACCGGCTCCTTCAAGGACCGCGGCATGACGATGGCGATCACCAAGGCCGTCGAGGAGGGGGCGAAGGCGGTCATCTGCGCCTCGACGGGGAACACCAGCGCGAGCGCCGCGGCCTACGCCGCCCGCGCCGGGCTCACCTGCGCGGTGCTCGTGCCGCAGGGCAAGATCGCGATGGGCAAGCTGGCCCAGGCGCTGGTGCACGGCGCGCAGCTGCTCCAGGTCGAGGGCAACTTCGACGACTGCCTGGCACTGGCCAGCAAGCTCGCGATCGACTACCCGGTCAGCCTGGTCAACAGCGTCAACCAGTACCGCATCGAGGGACAGAAGACCGCGTCCTTCGAGATCGTCGACGTCCTGGGCGACGCCCCCGACATCCACTGCCTGCCGGTCGGGAACGCCGGCAACATCACCGCCTACTGGCAGGGCTACCGCGAGTACTGCGCCGACTCCGACGCCCCCGGCCCCGCCTCGCGCACCCCGCGCATGTGGGGCTTCCAGGCCGCCGGTGCCGCGCCGATCGTCAGCGGTCAGGTCGTGGAGAACCCGAGCACGATCGCCACCGCCATCCGGATCGGCAACCCGGCGTCGTGGACCAAGGCCCTGGCCGCACGCGACGAGTCCGGCGGCCGCATCGACGCCGTCACCGACCGCGCGATCCTGGCCGCCTACCGGCTGCTGGCCCGAAGCGTTGCGGTCTTCGTCGAGCCGGCGTCGGCGGCCTCGGTCGCCGGGCTGCTGCAGGTCGCCGCAGCCGGTGAGCTGGAGCCCGGGCAGCGCATCGTCTGCACCGTCACGGGCAACGGGCTCAAGGATCCCGAGTGGGCGATCTCGGGCGCGCCGGCCCCGGTCACCATTCCCGTGGACGCGGCGGCCGCCGCCGCCCAGCTCGGATTGTGA
- the thrB gene encoding homoserine kinase, which produces MPATSANLGPAFDCAGLALTCHDVLEFAVLPSGLEVSVSGVGAGELPADESHLVVRAFRAASAGLGWTPPGLRVVAENGIPQGRGMGSSAAAVVAGVLGAWALCPDVEAIDLDAVLRLTTELEGHPDNVAACLLGGATLSWMTPDGARADRLEVDATVTPVVLVPGDTLSTHVARGLLPDVVPHGDAAHAAGRAALLVHALTREPGLLLEATEDRLHQRQRAAAMPESLALLDALRGQGLPAVVSGAGPSLLVLAQGSSGAGGDPSTADHLRTIGELAPPSWTVLPLEVDVHGARVLDENPQVSSR; this is translated from the coding sequence GTGCCCGCCACCAGCGCGAACCTCGGGCCGGCGTTCGACTGCGCCGGCCTGGCGCTGACCTGCCACGACGTCCTCGAGTTCGCCGTCCTCCCGTCCGGCCTCGAGGTGTCGGTCTCCGGCGTCGGCGCCGGGGAGCTGCCGGCCGACGAGTCGCACCTCGTCGTCCGCGCGTTCCGGGCGGCCTCTGCCGGCCTCGGCTGGACGCCGCCGGGGCTGCGCGTCGTCGCGGAGAACGGCATCCCGCAGGGGCGGGGGATGGGTTCCTCCGCCGCGGCCGTCGTCGCGGGGGTGCTGGGTGCCTGGGCGCTGTGCCCCGACGTCGAGGCGATCGACCTCGACGCCGTCCTCCGGCTGACCACGGAGCTGGAAGGGCATCCCGACAACGTCGCCGCCTGTCTGCTCGGGGGCGCCACGCTGTCGTGGATGACGCCGGACGGCGCCCGTGCCGACCGGCTGGAGGTCGACGCCACCGTCACGCCCGTCGTCCTCGTCCCCGGCGACACGCTGTCCACGCACGTGGCCCGGGGCCTGCTGCCCGACGTCGTTCCGCACGGCGACGCCGCGCATGCAGCCGGCCGGGCCGCGCTCCTCGTGCACGCGCTGACCCGCGAGCCCGGCCTCCTGCTCGAGGCGACCGAGGACCGGCTGCACCAGCGGCAGCGGGCCGCCGCGATGCCGGAGTCGCTCGCGCTGCTCGACGCGCTGCGCGGGCAGGGGCTGCCCGCCGTGGTCTCCGGCGCGGGCCCGAGCCTGCTCGTCCTCGCCCAGGGGTCGTCCGGCGCCGGGGGCGACCCCTCCACCGCGGACCACCTCCGGACCATCGGTGAACTGGCCCCACCGAGCTGGACGGTCCTCCCGCTGGAGGTGGACGTGCACGGGGCGCGCGTGCTCGATGAAAACCCTCAGGTATCGTCTCGGTAA